From a single Micromonospora sp. WMMD1102 genomic region:
- the nuoN gene encoding NADH-quinone oxidoreductase subunit NuoN, whose translation MMDLKLPDIDYAALAPILVLFGASVLGILVEAFVPRKSRHYTQLVLGLLAVTGALVAVVLNARDRLVTAGAAVAVDGPTLFLQGSILVLSAMALMLIGERSVQRGGAFVAHAAVTVGSPEDQRQAADEGGATEVYPLTLFAVSGMLLFVAANDLLTMFIALEAFSLPLYLLCALARRRRLLSQESALKYFLLGSYASAFFLFGMALVYGFTVGAGGSNSGGGVDFATIRAAVTDSGASEVLLFAGLALLSIGLLFKIAAAPFHVWTPDVYQGAPTPITGFMAACTKVAAFGGLLRVLHVGFSGASWDFTPVLGAVAVLTMLVGAVLAVTQTDIKRLLAYSSVANAGYLLVGALVISKDGLSSTMFYLVAYGFTVLAAFGVVTLVRDADGEATHLSRWAGLGRRSPLYAGIFTFLLLAFAGIPMTSGFTSKFAVFGAALDAGQAWLVIAGVLTSMVLAFPYLRVVVLMWLSEPGESTPAVSLPGGLTTAALMIGVVATLVLGVAPAPLLDLANGAAEFVR comes from the coding sequence ATAATGGATCTCAAGCTGCCGGACATCGACTACGCGGCTCTGGCACCGATCCTGGTGCTCTTCGGAGCCTCCGTGCTCGGCATCCTGGTCGAGGCGTTCGTCCCCCGGAAGAGCCGGCACTACACGCAGCTCGTGCTCGGCCTGCTGGCGGTGACCGGCGCCCTGGTCGCGGTGGTGCTGAACGCGCGGGACCGGCTGGTCACCGCCGGCGCGGCGGTCGCGGTCGACGGCCCGACGCTCTTCCTCCAGGGCTCGATCCTGGTGCTGTCCGCGATGGCGCTGATGCTGATCGGCGAGCGGTCGGTGCAGCGTGGCGGCGCGTTCGTCGCGCACGCCGCGGTCACCGTCGGGTCGCCGGAGGACCAGCGGCAGGCGGCCGACGAGGGCGGTGCGACCGAGGTCTACCCGCTGACCCTCTTCGCCGTCTCCGGCATGCTGCTCTTCGTCGCCGCTAACGACCTGCTGACGATGTTCATCGCGCTGGAGGCGTTCTCGCTGCCGCTCTACCTGCTCTGCGCGCTGGCCCGGCGCCGGCGGCTGCTGAGCCAGGAGTCGGCGCTGAAGTACTTCCTGCTCGGCTCGTACGCCTCGGCGTTCTTCCTCTTCGGCATGGCGCTGGTCTACGGCTTCACGGTCGGTGCCGGTGGCAGCAACTCCGGTGGCGGGGTCGACTTCGCCACCATCCGGGCCGCGGTGACCGACTCGGGTGCCAGCGAGGTGCTGCTCTTCGCCGGGCTGGCGCTGCTCTCCATCGGCCTGCTGTTCAAGATCGCGGCTGCGCCGTTCCACGTCTGGACCCCCGACGTCTACCAGGGCGCACCGACCCCGATCACCGGCTTCATGGCCGCCTGCACCAAGGTCGCCGCGTTCGGCGGTCTGCTCCGGGTGCTGCACGTCGGGTTCTCCGGGGCGAGCTGGGACTTCACCCCGGTGCTCGGTGCCGTGGCGGTGCTGACCATGCTGGTCGGGGCGGTGCTGGCGGTCACCCAGACCGACATCAAGCGGCTGCTGGCGTACTCCTCGGTGGCGAACGCCGGCTACCTGCTGGTCGGCGCCCTGGTGATCTCCAAGGACGGCCTGTCCAGCACGATGTTCTACCTCGTCGCGTACGGCTTCACCGTGCTCGCCGCGTTCGGCGTGGTGACCCTGGTTCGGGACGCCGACGGCGAGGCGACCCACCTGTCCCGGTGGGCCGGGCTGGGCCGGCGGTCCCCGCTCTATGCCGGGATCTTCACCTTCCTGCTGCTGGCCTTCGCCGGCATCCCGATGACCAGCGGGTTCACCAGCAAGTTCGCGGTCTTCGGGGCGGCCCTGGACGCCGGGCAGGCCTGGCTGGTGATCGCCGGTGTGCTGACCAGCATGGTCCTGGCCTTCCCGTACCTGCGGGTCGTGGTGCTGATGTGGCTCTCCGAGCCCGGCGAGTCCACCCCGGCGGTGTCGCTGCCGGGCGGGCTGACCACGGCGGCGCTGATGATCGGCGTCGTCGCCACCCTGGTGCTCGGGGTCGCACCGGCACCGCTGCTGGATCTCGCCAACGGCGCCGCCGAATTCGTCCGATGA